A section of the Trachemys scripta elegans isolate TJP31775 chromosome 10, CAS_Tse_1.0, whole genome shotgun sequence genome encodes:
- the LINS1 gene encoding protein Lines homolog 1 isoform X4, with protein sequence MGDLSLLQQLHRDVLVGTPLTKNSQDYAAFLNPHVSPQDSSTRVNESHNQICPESPNWGTWSHQDSAVSDAPALVTDDKSDSFANTSSSMFCSREMILLQLTLIKMMIAKVQSQETEFSIRQKYLDIITILLKETKIDSKLICLCNSSDKLLSHMASKSIASLIYFQLKKENTFNVTWLTFCLKTLSEFPKSDQVAECLWILRAIIRDILKDKDLHKADILKKVFTPLDTVLEGFYNSILSHRFNSFQDTSLYSKAANNLIGFIDFLEVLVASRIQIELHFKCQRILFLNTSCILDLTYSSVHYLIKKKSIMLLKKCILYKAGEDFISGSLPPLSLQDPYLDKDMLALANVVLQAVNLGWLNQIPVSEKASYFGGSEAQPEDGIRSGPDQVILRALSLVLLKALEIKVQNSTKAAEIKADLQSFMSRLLIFLKKHLKSSPHFHSNVHPCYGMMLLITCALQQKTTKPGFA encoded by the exons ATGGGAGATCTGTCTCTTCTCCAGCAGCTGCATAGGGATGTGCTGGTAGGCACTCCTTTAACAAAGAACAGCCAGGATTATGCTGCTTTCCTCAATCCGCATGTTTCACCACAAGATTCATCCACAAGAGTTAATGAGTCACATAATCAAATATGCCCAGAATCTCCTAACTGGGGCACTTGGAGCCATCAGGACTCTGCTGTTTCAGATGCACCTGCCCTTGTGACAGATGATAAATCTGATAGCTTTGCAAACACGAGCTCTTCAATGTTCTGTTCACGGGAAATGATACTGCTACAGTTAACATTGATCAAGATGATGATTGCCAAAGTACAGTCCCAGGAAACTGAATTCAGCATAAGACAGAAGTACCTTGATATAATAACAATTCTTCTGAAAGAGACAAAAATTGATTCAAAATTA ATTTGTCTATGCAATAGTTCTGATAAACTATTGTCTCACATGGCTTCAAAAAGTATAGCCTCCCTTATATATTTCCAACTAAAGAAAGAG aaTACATTTAATGTCACCTGGCTCACTTTTTGTTTGAAGACTCTGTCAGAATTCCCTAAGAGTGATCAAGTAGCAGAATGTCTATGGATTCTTAGAGCTATTATTAGAGACATTTTGAAAGATAAAGATTTGCACAAAGCAG atATCCTGAAAAAGGTTTTCACTCCTCTTGATACTGTACTTGAAGGATTTTACAATTCCATTTTGTCTCATCGTTTTAACAGCTTCCAGGATACTTCACTATATTCTAAAGCTGCAAACAACTTGATCGGATTCATAGATTTTCTTGAAGTTCTTGTGGCCTCAAGAATCCAAATAGAGTTACATTTCAAATGccaaagaattttatttttgaatacttcTTGCATCTTGGACCTTACTTATTCATCAGTTCATTATTTAATCAAGAAGAAGTCCATTATGCTCCTCAAAAAATGCATCCTTTATAAAGCTGGTGAAGATTTCATAAGTGGATCATTACCCCCTTTATCCCTACAGGATCCTTATTTGGATAAGGATATGTTAGCGCTGGCTAATGTTGTTTTGCAAGCTGTGAATTTGGGGTGGCTGAATCAAATACCTGTTTCTGAAAAAGCCAGCTATTTTGGAGGCAGTGAAGCTCAACCTGAAGATGGCATCCGCAGTGGTCCTGACCAAGTAATCCTCAGAGCCTTAAGTTTGGTTTTACTTAAAGCTTTAGAGATCAAGGTGCAGAACTCTACTAAAGCAGCTGAAATAAAAG CAGACTTGCAGAGTTTCATGTCCCGGTTATTGATATTCTTGAAGAAACATCTGAAGTCTTCTCCACATTTTCATTCAAATGTACATCCTT